In Haloimpatiens massiliensis, the following are encoded in one genomic region:
- the rnpM gene encoding RNase P modulator RnpM: MKVKKIPQRMCTGCTEMKSKKELIRIVKNNEGEISVDLTGKKPGRGAYICKDVACLEKAFKTKRLEKNLNSKIAEEIYDKLKEEVANGK; this comes from the coding sequence ATGAAGGTTAAAAAAATACCACAAAGAATGTGCACAGGATGCACGGAGATGAAATCTAAAAAAGAATTAATAAGAATTGTAAAAAATAATGAAGGTGAGATATCTGTAGATTTAACTGGTAAAAAACCAGGCAGAGGAGCTTATATCTGTAAAGATGTTGCTTGCTTAGAAAAAGCCTTTAAAACAAAAAGGTTAGAAAAAAATCTTAATTCTAAGATAGCAGAAGAAATTTATGATAAACTAAAAGAAGAGGTAGCTAATGGTAAATAG
- the rbfA gene encoding 30S ribosome-binding factor RbfA, with the protein MGKYRGGRINEELKREISSIIQNDIKDPRVNTMISVTDVNVTKDLHYAKVYVSIFGNHSEKEETLEILKNSSGFIRREIGRRVNLRHTPEIILEMDNSIEHGMHIDSLLEKIKEKGQNDNE; encoded by the coding sequence ATGGGAAAATATAGAGGCGGAAGAATAAATGAGGAATTAAAAAGAGAAATTAGCTCCATAATTCAAAATGATATAAAAGATCCTAGAGTAAATACTATGATAAGTGTTACGGATGTAAATGTTACTAAAGATTTACACTATGCTAAAGTGTATGTAAGTATATTTGGAAATCACTCTGAAAAAGAAGAAACACTAGAAATATTAAAAAATTCCTCAGGATTTATAAGAAGAGAAATAGGTAGAAGAGTTAATTTAAGACATACTCCTGAAATAATATTAGAGATGGATAATAGCATAGAACATGGAATGCATATAGACTCTCTTTTAGAAAAAATAAAGGAGAAGGGTCAAAATGATAATGAATGA
- a CDS encoding PolC-type DNA polymerase III: MESSLVELLKDDIEKEELAVKDIKLVRIQYFKKSGKLNVIIKTPNNISEQCKETLGGIIGKRLKYFNDIHIICYKDISNITLKEVCEKHWEELCAAVINYMPIAKQCLNDCKREVKEDLLNIQWGNEFMCLLLKNRKVETLIQNCILDMFSLKCRVKILFNKNLVQNNYVKDKEKEEESLIKEVLKEIKEVRNSSSEKKENSKNGNSKYHYNSEYRKNSKGIVDENVIIGKKINSEDIVKISELTETSGYVAIEGDIFKLKVTEARNGKKIVLFYITDYTSSIAVKMFLKPKEAETALEEIKEGLHCKVFGEVIFDTYYKEVLVLGRSVNKALKINKMDTCEEKRVELHLHTVMSSMDGISSASKLIQRAAKWGHEAIAITDHGVVQAYPEAMDASKKYGIKVIYGVEAYLVDDGVPIVIGAKGNENIEDEFVVFDIETTGFSSNNDKIIEIGAVKIRNGKLIDSFNEFVNPQMDIPSKIMELTGITNGDVKNAETIEVILPKFMEFIGDSIIVAHNAGFDTSFIKKNCNDLNINFNNAVMDTIPLCKYLFPQLKRYKLDTVAKHLNISLENHHRAVDDAKATGDILLECFRILKDKEIYSLEKLNKEYIGNFDIKKAPTYHLIILAKNQIGIKNLYKLISYSHLEHFHRRPRMPKSLIEQYKEGLIIGSACEAGQIYKAILQGNSDAELEELIKFYDYLEIQPVGNNMFMVRNGTVKNTDELKSINEKIYNLGKKYNKPVVATCDVHFMDPKDEVFRRILMAGQGFDDADDQAPLYFRTTQDMLEEFSYLGEEVAKEVVIYNTKKVANEIEQVKPIPDETFPPKIEGSEEEIRQMTIKKAHEIYGESLPEVVEERLHKELSSIINNGYAVLYLIAQKLVAKSLSDGYLVGSRGSVGSSFVATMSGITEVNGLPPHYVCPKCKYSHFFRDGSVSSGFDLPDEVCPKCGEKLIKDGHDIPFETFLGFNGDKEPDIDLNFSGDNQGDIHKYTEVLFGKGHTFKAGTIGTIADKTAYGFVKKYVSERNMRVPNAEVERLTQGCTGIKRTSGQHPGGIMVVPADNEIYNFCPIQHPADDPNSDIITTHFDYHSISGRLLKLDILGHDDPTVLRMLKDLTGIDPRTVPLGDPKVMSLFTSPEALGLTEEELGCEVGSYGLPEFGTKFVRQMLVDTQPKTFSDLVRISGLSHGTDVWINNAQYYIKEGYTTLKDCIATRDDIMVYLLHKGLPPKEAFTIMEKVRKGKGLIEEHENLMREHDVPDWYIDSCKKIKYMFPKGHAVAYVMMAVRIAYFKVYYPTAYYATYFTVRADDFDADLIVKGEDIIKLKIEELNKLGNDMTQKDKGLLTILEISYEMYKRGIKFLRVHLYKSHATKFLIEDEGIRPPISALAGVGENAAKNIVSCREEGEFISKEDLRIRAKVSKTVIETLDNHGCLGGMPDTNQLSLF; encoded by the coding sequence ATGGAAAGCAGCCTAGTAGAGCTATTGAAAGATGATATTGAAAAAGAAGAACTAGCAGTAAAAGATATAAAATTAGTTAGGATACAGTATTTTAAGAAAAGTGGCAAATTAAACGTAATAATAAAAACTCCTAATAATATAAGTGAACAGTGTAAAGAAACCTTGGGTGGAATAATAGGTAAAAGATTGAAATATTTTAATGACATCCACATTATATGTTATAAAGATATTAGTAATATTACTTTAAAAGAGGTATGTGAGAAGCATTGGGAAGAATTGTGTGCTGCAGTAATAAATTACATGCCTATTGCAAAACAATGCTTAAATGATTGCAAAAGAGAAGTAAAAGAAGATTTGCTAAATATTCAATGGGGAAATGAATTCATGTGTTTACTTCTAAAAAACAGAAAAGTAGAAACTTTAATTCAAAATTGTATATTAGATATGTTTTCTCTAAAATGTAGAGTAAAGATTTTATTTAATAAAAATTTAGTTCAAAACAATTATGTTAAAGATAAAGAAAAGGAAGAAGAAAGTTTAATTAAAGAGGTTCTAAAAGAAATAAAAGAAGTAAGAAACAGTAGTAGTGAGAAAAAAGAAAATAGCAAAAATGGTAATTCTAAATATCACTATAATAGTGAATATAGAAAGAATTCTAAGGGGATTGTAGATGAAAATGTAATAATAGGAAAGAAAATTAATAGTGAAGATATTGTTAAAATATCAGAGCTCACGGAAACCTCTGGTTATGTAGCTATTGAAGGTGATATATTTAAACTTAAAGTTACAGAAGCGAGAAATGGAAAGAAAATAGTTCTATTTTATATTACAGATTACACCAGTTCTATTGCCGTAAAAATGTTTTTAAAACCTAAAGAGGCTGAAACTGCACTTGAAGAAATTAAAGAGGGATTGCATTGCAAAGTTTTCGGAGAGGTAATATTTGATACCTATTATAAAGAAGTTTTAGTGTTAGGAAGAAGTGTAAACAAAGCCCTTAAAATAAATAAGATGGATACTTGTGAAGAAAAAAGGGTTGAACTACATTTACATACTGTAATGAGTTCTATGGATGGTATTTCATCTGCATCAAAATTAATACAAAGGGCTGCAAAATGGGGGCATGAAGCTATTGCTATCACTGACCATGGAGTGGTTCAAGCTTATCCAGAAGCTATGGACGCTTCTAAAAAGTACGGCATAAAAGTAATTTATGGGGTGGAAGCTTATCTAGTAGACGATGGTGTGCCTATAGTTATAGGAGCTAAAGGTAATGAAAATATAGAGGATGAATTTGTAGTTTTTGATATTGAAACTACAGGATTTTCTAGTAATAATGACAAGATTATTGAAATAGGTGCTGTTAAAATAAGAAATGGTAAGCTTATTGACTCTTTTAATGAATTTGTAAATCCTCAGATGGATATACCATCCAAAATAATGGAATTAACTGGAATAACTAATGGGGATGTTAAAAATGCAGAAACCATAGAGGTTATTTTGCCTAAATTTATGGAGTTTATTGGAGATTCAATAATAGTAGCCCACAATGCAGGTTTTGATACTAGCTTTATAAAGAAAAATTGCAATGATTTAAATATAAATTTTAATAATGCAGTAATGGATACAATTCCATTATGTAAATACTTATTTCCACAGCTAAAGAGATACAAATTAGATACTGTAGCAAAACATTTGAATATTTCTTTAGAAAATCATCACAGAGCAGTGGATGATGCAAAAGCAACAGGTGATATATTATTAGAGTGCTTTAGAATATTAAAAGATAAAGAAATTTATTCATTAGAAAAATTGAATAAAGAATATATAGGTAACTTTGATATAAAAAAGGCACCTACATATCACTTAATAATTTTAGCTAAAAATCAAATTGGAATTAAAAATCTGTATAAATTAATATCATATTCACACTTAGAGCATTTTCATAGAAGGCCTAGAATGCCTAAAAGTTTAATAGAACAGTACAAAGAGGGATTAATAATAGGCTCTGCATGTGAAGCAGGACAAATATATAAGGCAATACTTCAGGGGAATTCTGATGCAGAACTAGAAGAACTTATAAAGTTCTACGATTATCTAGAGATTCAGCCTGTAGGAAACAATATGTTCATGGTTAGAAATGGAACAGTAAAAAATACAGACGAATTAAAATCTATAAATGAAAAGATATATAATTTAGGTAAAAAATATAATAAACCAGTAGTAGCTACTTGTGATGTGCATTTTATGGATCCTAAGGATGAAGTTTTTAGAAGAATACTTATGGCAGGTCAGGGTTTTGATGATGCGGATGATCAAGCACCACTGTATTTTAGAACTACACAGGATATGTTAGAGGAATTTAGTTATTTAGGGGAAGAAGTGGCTAAAGAAGTTGTCATTTATAATACTAAAAAAGTTGCAAATGAAATTGAACAGGTAAAACCTATACCAGATGAAACTTTTCCTCCTAAAATAGAAGGTTCTGAAGAAGAGATAAGACAAATGACTATTAAAAAGGCTCATGAAATATATGGAGAGTCTCTTCCAGAAGTAGTTGAAGAAAGGCTGCATAAGGAGTTGAGTTCAATAATTAATAATGGATATGCGGTTTTATATCTAATAGCTCAAAAACTTGTAGCTAAATCTCTAAGTGATGGATATTTGGTTGGTTCTAGAGGATCTGTTGGCTCTTCATTTGTTGCAACCATGAGTGGTATAACAGAAGTAAATGGTCTTCCACCACACTATGTATGTCCTAAGTGCAAATATAGTCATTTCTTTAGAGATGGAAGTGTAAGTTCTGGATTTGACTTACCAGATGAGGTATGTCCTAAGTGTGGAGAAAAACTTATAAAAGATGGTCATGACATACCATTTGAAACATTTTTAGGATTTAATGGAGATAAAGAACCGGACATAGATTTAAACTTCTCTGGAGATAATCAAGGAGATATTCATAAATACACAGAAGTATTATTTGGTAAAGGACATACTTTTAAAGCGGGTACCATAGGTACTATAGCTGACAAAACTGCTTATGGATTTGTTAAAAAATATGTAAGTGAAAGAAATATGCGAGTTCCTAATGCAGAAGTAGAAAGACTAACTCAAGGGTGCACTGGAATTAAAAGAACATCAGGGCAGCATCCTGGTGGAATAATGGTTGTGCCGGCAGATAATGAAATATATAATTTTTGTCCTATACAGCACCCAGCAGATGATCCAAATTCAGATATAATAACTACTCACTTTGATTATCATTCTATAAGTGGTAGACTTTTAAAGCTAGATATACTGGGGCATGATGATCCTACCGTACTCAGAATGCTTAAGGATTTAACAGGAATAGATCCAAGAACTGTACCTTTAGGTGATCCTAAAGTAATGAGTTTATTTACTTCTCCTGAAGCTCTTGGATTAACAGAAGAAGAGCTGGGATGTGAAGTTGGAAGTTATGGTTTACCTGAGTTTGGAACAAAGTTTGTAAGACAAATGCTTGTAGATACACAACCTAAAACATTTTCTGATTTAGTTAGAATATCTGGTTTATCCCACGGAACCGATGTATGGATAAACAATGCTCAGTATTATATAAAAGAAGGATATACTACACTAAAAGATTGTATAGCTACAAGAGATGACATTATGGTTTACTTATTGCATAAAGGCTTACCACCAAAAGAGGCCTTTACCATAATGGAAAAGGTAAGAAAGGGAAAAGGACTTATAGAAGAACATGAAAATTTAATGAGAGAACATGATGTACCAGATTGGTATATAGATTCTTGTAAAAAAATAAAATACATGTTTCCTAAGGGTCACGCAGTGGCTTATGTTATGATGGCTGTAAGAATAGCATATTTTAAGGTATACTATCCTACTGCCTATTATGCAACGTATTTTACAGTTAGAGCAGATGATTTTGATGCGGATTTAATAGTAAAAGGTGAAGATATAATAAAATTAAAAATTGAGGAATTGAACAAATTAGGAAATGATATGACTCAAAAGGATAAAGGACTCCTTACCATTTTAGAAATTTCTTATGAGATGTATAAGAGAGGTATAAAATTTTTAAGAGTACATCTATATAAGTCGCATGCTACAAAATTTTTAATTGAAGATGAAGGTATACGTCCTCCTATTAGTGCTTTGGCAGGAGTAGGTGAAAATGCAGCTAAAAATATAGTCTCTTGTAGAGAAGAAGGGGAGTTTATTTCTAAGGAAGACTTGAGAATTAGAGCAAAAGTATCAAAAACTGTTATAGAAACTTTAGACAATCATGGTTGTCTTGGAGGAATGCCAGATACTAATCAATTGTCACTATTTTAA
- a CDS encoding DHH family phosphoesterase, which translates to MIMNEILKKISESENIVITFHESPDGDSIGTSLALMQGLKKLHKHVKIISKDSTPKYLQFLPYSKEINGENRIIPKNTDCVLVVDCGDVKRINVENLNLENKDYILVNIDHHLSNEMYGDYNYVNTDAIAVAEIIYEIMNKMDISIDMDIATCLYTSLITDSGSFKHSGTTSTTHAIAGELIDIGIDFSEIHRKVFENKPLNKIKLYGKIIENMNVISNGKLCIMKVTKDMLDSIGVESDDTGDAISFGTNIDTVEVVALLKEWNNGTKISLRSKNKVDVRRIAEMYKGGGHTRAAGMFLELPMDKAEETIIKVIEKELR; encoded by the coding sequence ATGATAATGAATGAAATATTGAAAAAAATTAGTGAAAGTGAAAATATAGTTATAACTTTTCATGAGTCACCTGATGGTGATTCTATTGGAACTTCTTTAGCTCTTATGCAAGGACTAAAGAAGCTCCATAAACATGTAAAAATAATTTCTAAGGATAGTACACCTAAGTATCTCCAATTTTTGCCTTATTCAAAGGAAATAAATGGTGAAAATAGAATTATACCCAAAAATACTGATTGTGTATTGGTGGTTGATTGTGGAGATGTTAAGAGAATAAATGTTGAAAATCTAAACTTAGAAAATAAAGATTATATATTAGTAAATATAGATCACCATCTATCAAATGAGATGTATGGAGATTATAACTATGTGAACACGGATGCTATAGCTGTGGCCGAAATTATATATGAAATTATGAACAAAATGGATATATCTATAGATATGGATATTGCAACATGTCTATATACTTCACTAATAACTGACAGTGGTTCTTTTAAACATTCAGGTACCACTTCAACTACTCATGCTATTGCTGGAGAACTTATTGATATAGGTATAGATTTTAGTGAAATCCATAGAAAGGTTTTTGAAAATAAGCCTTTGAATAAAATTAAATTATATGGAAAAATCATTGAAAATATGAATGTGATTTCCAATGGTAAGTTGTGCATAATGAAAGTAACAAAAGATATGTTAGATTCCATAGGTGTAGAATCTGATGATACAGGTGATGCTATATCCTTTGGCACCAATATAGACACTGTTGAAGTGGTCGCACTTTTAAAGGAATGGAATAATGGTACTAAAATAAGTTTAAGATCTAAAAATAAAGTGGATGTTAGAAGAATAGCTGAAATGTACAAGGGTGGAGGACATACAAGGGCTGCAGGGATGTTTTTAGAATTACCTATGGATAAAGCTGAAGAAACTATTATAAAAGTAATAGAAAAAGAGTTGAGATAA
- a CDS encoding ribosomal L7Ae/L30e/S12e/Gadd45 family protein, with amino-acid sequence MVNRFFQFLGIVKKSGNLIIGYNKCEDAIKKAKVCLIVLSRECSDNTKNKFKNYCTRYNVPLIEGISSEGLSTVLGKEGLNVLGIANEKMTEKLISLHKEFNN; translated from the coding sequence ATGGTAAATAGATTTTTTCAGTTTTTAGGCATAGTTAAGAAATCTGGTAATTTGATTATAGGATATAATAAATGTGAAGATGCTATAAAAAAAGCTAAAGTATGCCTAATAGTATTATCTAGAGAATGCTCGGATAATACTAAAAATAAGTTTAAAAATTATTGCACAAGATATAATGTGCCTTTAATAGAAGGTATCTCTAGTGAAGGTTTAAGTACAGTACTTGGAAAAGAAGGATTGAATGTACTTGGAATTGCAAACGAAAAAATGACCGAAAAATTAATTTCTTTACACAAAGAATTTAATAATTAA
- the rimP gene encoding ribosome maturation factor RimP, with amino-acid sequence MKNSELIIKMNELIEPIVSRCGYQLYHIEFVKEQGENFLRIYIDHEDGIGLNDCEKVSRQISDMLDLEDPIPYSYYLEVSSPGIERELYTEEHLNKYIGNSITIRLNKLFNGNKKIIGALKDFNDSEIIITKEGEEISIPRERIKAINLNGEI; translated from the coding sequence ATGAAAAATAGTGAGTTAATAATTAAGATGAACGAGCTTATAGAACCAATAGTATCAAGATGTGGATACCAATTATATCATATAGAATTCGTAAAAGAACAAGGTGAGAACTTTCTTAGGATATATATAGATCATGAAGATGGTATAGGATTAAATGATTGCGAAAAAGTTAGTAGACAAATTAGTGATATGTTGGATTTAGAAGACCCAATACCCTATAGTTATTATTTAGAGGTATCATCACCAGGAATAGAAAGAGAATTATATACTGAAGAACATTTAAATAAATATATAGGGAATTCTATTACTATAAGATTAAATAAATTATTTAATGGTAACAAAAAAATTATTGGAGCTTTGAAGGATTTTAATGATTCCGAAATTATAATTACAAAGGAAGGGGAAGAAATTTCTATTCCTAGAGAAAGAATAAAGGCTATAAATTTAAATGGGGAGATATAA
- the infB gene encoding translation initiation factor IF-2, giving the protein MTKVRIYELAKELGVSSKELISVLFEEFGIKAKNHMSVIESEDADLIKELYEEKNDTEEEKVVSSNESKKVNTSSKGTKKANKPQTEKKQTGASKEESNDEEIIIEMEETITVKDLSDQLKKPYAEVIKQLMLLGVMASVNQEIDVNTAEKLAEKYNALVAQKEEGINEEELEETEMEEEDNEGQEKRPPIVTVMGHVDHGKTSLLDAIRKSKVTTTEAGGITQHIGAYTVQINDEKITFLDTPGHEAFTSMRARGAQVTDIVILVVAADDGIMPQTKEAISHCKAANVPIIVAINKMDKVSANPDRVKQELTEYDLIPEDWGGNTICVPVSAHTKDGIDELLEMVVLTSEMLELKADAKRSGKGTVVEAKLDKGRGPVATLLVQNGTLETGDSIIVGSTYGRIRAMFDDKGKKIKSAGPSIPVEILGLSEVPEAGDKFNVVKDEKTARIMADKRKEKLREQRLHSSHKVSLEDLYNQIQEGTVRELDIIVKADVQGSVEAVKQSFEKLSTESVKVRVIHGGVGAINETDVILATASTAIIIGFNVRPDAKTSELAEKENVDIKTYRVIYDAIEDIKKAMVGLLEPEYKEVVLGTAEVRQTYKVSNVGTVAGCYVQNGKITRNSKLRIIRDGIVIFESEIASLKRFKDDVKEAATGYECGIMVENFNDIKEGDLLEAYIIEEIKPQTL; this is encoded by the coding sequence ATGACAAAAGTTAGAATATATGAATTAGCAAAGGAACTAGGAGTTTCTAGCAAAGAGTTAATTAGCGTTTTATTCGAAGAATTTGGAATAAAAGCTAAAAATCATATGAGTGTTATTGAATCGGAAGATGCGGATTTAATCAAAGAACTTTATGAAGAAAAAAATGATACGGAAGAAGAAAAAGTTGTAAGTTCAAATGAGAGTAAAAAAGTAAATACTTCTTCTAAGGGTACAAAAAAGGCAAATAAACCACAAACTGAAAAAAAACAAACTGGTGCATCTAAAGAAGAATCAAATGATGAAGAAATAATAATTGAGATGGAAGAAACTATCACAGTTAAAGATCTTTCAGATCAACTTAAAAAACCTTATGCAGAAGTTATAAAACAATTAATGCTTTTAGGTGTTATGGCTTCAGTTAACCAAGAAATAGATGTAAACACTGCAGAGAAACTTGCAGAAAAATATAATGCATTAGTTGCTCAAAAAGAAGAGGGCATTAATGAAGAAGAGTTAGAAGAAACAGAAATGGAAGAGGAAGATAATGAAGGTCAAGAAAAAAGACCTCCAATAGTTACAGTAATGGGTCACGTGGACCATGGTAAGACTTCATTATTAGATGCTATAAGAAAGAGTAAAGTAACAACTACTGAAGCAGGCGGAATTACCCAACACATAGGTGCTTATACAGTTCAAATAAATGATGAAAAAATTACTTTCTTAGATACACCAGGCCATGAAGCTTTTACTTCTATGAGAGCTAGAGGAGCTCAAGTTACTGATATAGTAATATTAGTAGTAGCGGCAGATGATGGAATAATGCCTCAAACTAAAGAAGCTATAAGTCACTGTAAGGCAGCTAATGTTCCAATAATTGTAGCTATCAACAAAATGGATAAGGTTTCAGCAAACCCAGATAGAGTAAAACAGGAATTAACTGAATATGATCTTATACCAGAAGACTGGGGCGGAAATACTATTTGTGTTCCAGTATCAGCTCATACTAAAGATGGTATAGATGAACTTTTAGAAATGGTAGTTTTAACATCAGAAATGCTAGAATTAAAAGCAGATGCAAAAAGAAGTGGTAAAGGAACTGTTGTAGAAGCAAAATTAGATAAAGGCAGAGGTCCTGTAGCTACACTATTAGTTCAAAATGGTACTTTAGAAACAGGTGATTCTATAATAGTTGGTTCTACTTATGGAAGAATAAGAGCTATGTTTGATGATAAAGGTAAAAAAATAAAATCAGCAGGTCCATCTATACCAGTAGAAATATTAGGATTATCTGAAGTTCCTGAAGCAGGAGACAAATTCAACGTGGTTAAAGATGAAAAAACTGCTAGAATTATGGCTGATAAGAGAAAAGAAAAATTAAGAGAACAAAGACTTCATTCTTCACATAAAGTTTCACTAGAAGATTTGTATAACCAAATACAAGAAGGAACTGTTAGAGAACTTGATATAATAGTTAAGGCTGATGTTCAAGGTTCCGTTGAGGCAGTAAAACAGTCTTTTGAAAAATTATCTACAGAGTCCGTAAAAGTTAGGGTAATACATGGCGGTGTAGGTGCTATAAATGAAACAGATGTTATATTAGCCACAGCATCTACAGCTATAATAATAGGATTTAATGTAAGACCAGATGCTAAAACTTCAGAATTAGCTGAAAAAGAAAATGTAGACATTAAAACATACAGAGTTATATATGATGCAATAGAAGATATTAAGAAGGCAATGGTAGGTCTTTTAGAACCAGAATATAAAGAAGTGGTTTTAGGAACTGCAGAAGTTAGGCAGACTTATAAAGTATCAAATGTAGGAACTGTAGCAGGATGTTATGTTCAAAACGGAAAAATAACTAGAAATAGTAAATTAAGAATTATAAGGGATGGTATTGTAATATTTGAGTCAGAAATTGCCTCTTTAAAGAGATTCAAGGACGATGTAAAAGAAGCGGCAACAGGATATGAATGTGGTATAATGGTAGAAAACTTCAATGATATTAAAGAAGGAGATTTACTAGAAGCTTATATAATTGAAGAGATTAAACCTCAAACCTTATAA
- the nusA gene encoding transcription termination factor NusA, producing MNEEFIESLKEIVKEKGIDQNLIFSTIEDALVLAYKKNYGSNNSNVRVEMNRVTGDIHVYSQRDVAEEVEDPVCEISLEEAKEIDPKYQLGDIVELEVTPKKFGRVAAQSAKQVVIQRIKEAERNIIYNEFITKEFDIMTGTVIRKDRGNVFVNLGKIEAILTPNEQISGEQYNFNEKLKLYIVEVKNTTKGAQVVVSRTHPGLIKRLFELEVPEIYDGTVEIKSISREAGSRTKIAVYSNDDNIDAMGACVGPKGIRVQNIVNELNNEKIDIIKWSKLPEEYICNSLSPAKVISVEVDEDNKSAKVVVKDDQLSLAIGKEGQNVRLAAKLTGWKIDIKSQSQAKEQEETNVSEE from the coding sequence ATGAATGAGGAATTTATAGAATCATTAAAAGAAATAGTGAAGGAAAAAGGAATAGACCAAAATTTAATCTTTTCAACAATAGAGGATGCATTGGTATTGGCTTACAAGAAGAATTATGGAAGTAATAATTCAAATGTTAGGGTTGAAATGAATAGAGTTACAGGAGATATACATGTGTATTCTCAAAGAGATGTAGCTGAGGAGGTAGAAGATCCTGTATGTGAAATATCACTAGAGGAAGCAAAAGAAATAGATCCAAAATATCAACTAGGAGATATAGTAGAATTAGAAGTTACTCCTAAGAAATTTGGAAGAGTGGCAGCTCAATCAGCAAAACAAGTAGTTATACAAAGAATTAAGGAAGCAGAAAGAAATATAATATACAATGAGTTTATAACTAAGGAATTTGACATAATGACTGGAACTGTCATAAGAAAAGATAGAGGAAATGTTTTTGTTAATCTTGGAAAAATTGAAGCTATATTAACTCCAAATGAACAAATTTCAGGCGAACAGTATAATTTTAATGAAAAATTAAAATTATACATAGTAGAAGTAAAAAATACAACTAAAGGAGCTCAAGTAGTAGTTTCTAGAACACACCCAGGACTTATCAAAAGATTATTTGAACTGGAAGTTCCTGAGATTTATGATGGTACTGTTGAGATAAAGAGTATTTCAAGAGAAGCTGGTTCAAGAACAAAAATAGCTGTATATTCTAATGATGATAATATAGATGCTATGGGAGCTTGTGTTGGACCTAAGGGAATAAGAGTTCAAAATATAGTAAATGAACTTAATAATGAAAAAATTGATATAATAAAATGGAGCAAATTACCTGAAGAATATATATGTAACTCTTTAAGTCCTGCTAAGGTAATAAGTGTTGAAGTAGATGAGGATAATAAATCAGCAAAAGTAGTAGTAAAAGATGATCAACTTTCTCTAGCTATAGGCAAGGAAGGTCAAAATGTTAGATTAGCTGCTAAATTAACTGGTTGGAAAATAGACATCAAGAGTCAGTCACAGGCAAAAGAACAAGAGGAAACAAATGTAAGCGAGGAGTAG
- the truB gene encoding tRNA pseudouridine(55) synthase TruB, with the protein MNGVLNIYKPEGITSFDVVKSIRKITGEKKVGHAGTLDPMASGILPVCLGKGTKIIEYIMENHKVYITKLKLGVITDTYDREGRIIEEKNIENISEERVREVINSFVGEIDQIPPMYSALKVGGKRLYELAREGIEIERNARKINIDSIEILDIDIPYVKFKVACSKGTYIRSLCYDIGKSLSLGATMWELERTENGPFKKENSQLLSTLDSNNVEDYCISIEDALNKYPKLVVKENTATLLRNGVQVKNKYLIGDIPLDQMYRIYDEKTFMGIGIRTVNGLKISKLLS; encoded by the coding sequence ATGAATGGTGTATTAAATATATATAAACCAGAGGGTATTACTTCTTTTGATGTTGTAAAGTCTATAAGAAAAATAACTGGCGAAAAAAAAGTTGGTCATGCAGGAACATTAGACCCTATGGCCTCTGGCATACTTCCAGTATGTCTAGGCAAGGGTACTAAAATTATAGAGTATATAATGGAAAATCATAAAGTATATATAACTAAATTAAAATTAGGTGTAATTACAGATACTTATGATAGAGAAGGAAGAATTATAGAAGAAAAAAACATAGAGAACATAAGTGAGGAAAGAGTAAGAGAAGTAATAAACTCTTTTGTAGGCGAAATAGATCAAATACCACCTATGTACTCTGCATTAAAGGTTGGTGGCAAAAGACTTTATGAATTAGCGCGTGAAGGTATCGAGATAGAAAGAAATGCTAGAAAAATAAATATTGATAGTATAGAGATTTTAGATATTGATATACCTTATGTAAAATTTAAAGTTGCATGTTCCAAGGGAACTTATATAAGAAGTCTTTGCTATGATATAGGTAAATCCTTAAGTTTAGGAGCTACTATGTGGGAGCTTGAAAGGACAGAAAATGGACCTTTTAAAAAGGAAAATTCTCAACTTCTTTCAACGTTAGATTCAAATAATGTAGAAGATTACTGTATTTCAATAGAAGATGCTTTGAATAAGTATCCTAAGTTAGTGGTAAAAGAAAATACAGCTACTTTATTAAGAAACGGCGTTCAAGTAAAAAATAAATATCTCATAGGAGATATTCCTTTAGATCAGATGTACAGAATATATGATGAGAAAACTTTTATGGGGATTGGAATTAGGACAGTTAATGGTTTGAAAATATCCAAATTATTGTCTTAA